In one window of Corynebacterium mycetoides DNA:
- a CDS encoding aminoacyl-tRNA deacylase, with amino-acid sequence MAERTRALAAVRDVPHEVLEYTPSKDHFGAHSVAELGLDPARVLKTLVVEHGRDLALCLVPVAGRLDPKAAARALGWKNAALTDPARAQRATGYVVGGISPLGTATKLRTLIDATVAALSTVTVSGGQRGVSIALAPSDLAALTGAEFAPISKS; translated from the coding sequence ATGGCAGAACGAACCCGCGCCCTCGCCGCGGTGCGCGACGTCCCGCACGAGGTGCTCGAATACACCCCTAGCAAAGATCATTTCGGCGCGCACTCGGTCGCCGAGTTGGGGCTCGACCCAGCCAGAGTGCTCAAGACGCTCGTGGTGGAGCACGGCCGCGACCTGGCGCTGTGCCTCGTCCCGGTGGCGGGCCGACTCGACCCCAAGGCCGCGGCGCGCGCGCTGGGGTGGAAGAACGCCGCGCTAACCGACCCCGCCAGGGCGCAGCGCGCCACGGGCTACGTCGTGGGCGGGATCTCACCCCTAGGCACCGCCACGAAGCTGCGCACGCTTATCGACGCCACAGTGGCCGCTCTCAGCACCGTCACCGTCTCCGGGGGCCAGCGCGGCGTATCCATTGCACTCGCCCCGTCCGACCTGGCTGCGCTCACCGGCGCGGAATTCGCCCCGATCAGCAAAAGCTAG
- a CDS encoding HAD-IA family hydrolase codes for MQAIIIDYAGVMDTDAEDQRRWRALIEAVKDTGVKAAVLSNADGDGPEAEQIREWEFRGDVDAVVLSGEVGAQKPERAAFQAAADAVDVPLTDCVMIDDDIMNVRGAVENGMIGILHTAFERTAVEIQSLFGIEGEF; via the coding sequence ATGCAGGCAATCATCATTGACTACGCCGGGGTAATGGACACCGACGCGGAGGATCAGCGCCGCTGGCGCGCACTGATCGAGGCGGTCAAGGACACCGGGGTGAAAGCGGCTGTGCTGTCCAACGCCGACGGCGACGGCCCCGAGGCGGAGCAGATCCGCGAATGGGAGTTCCGCGGCGATGTGGACGCGGTTGTGCTGTCCGGGGAAGTCGGGGCGCAGAAGCCGGAGCGCGCGGCGTTCCAGGCCGCAGCGGATGCCGTGGACGTCCCGTTGACGGACTGCGTGATGATTGATGATGACATCATGAACGTTCGCGGCGCCGTGGAAAACGGCATGATCGGCATCTTGCACACCGCCTTCGAGCGCACCGCCGTGGAGATCCAGTCGCTGTTCGGCATCGAGGGTGAGTTTTAG
- a CDS encoding VOC family protein: MQRLVPTVWCADNAADLADFYASALPDARRGETFTLDGTAVSCDVEVAGFTISFLNGGSERDITPSISFFLNFARDELELLDATFERLAAGGAVLMPLGQYDFSPRFAWVADRHGVNWQLTVADRDERVTPCLLFAGEQYGNARAATDLYVSTLPDSRVVLQPDAGDIHYSEVEILGQLCVIQESDPHTFSFTEGVSLLALASDQGEIGTWWEALAAQPGRCGWLTDPFGLSWQIAPANFRELLSRPGAGEKLAGMGKLIVAEF, translated from the coding sequence ATGCAACGCCTCGTCCCCACCGTGTGGTGCGCCGACAACGCCGCCGACCTCGCCGATTTCTACGCCTCAGCCCTCCCCGACGCCCGCCGGGGCGAGACGTTCACCCTCGACGGAACGGCGGTCAGCTGCGATGTCGAGGTCGCGGGTTTCACCATCAGTTTCCTGAACGGAGGATCGGAGCGCGACATCACGCCGTCGATAAGCTTCTTCCTCAATTTCGCACGCGATGAGCTCGAGCTTCTCGACGCCACCTTCGAACGCCTCGCCGCCGGAGGCGCGGTACTCATGCCGCTGGGGCAGTACGACTTCAGCCCCCGCTTCGCCTGGGTGGCCGACCGCCACGGCGTGAACTGGCAGCTGACCGTGGCTGACCGCGACGAGCGGGTTACCCCGTGCCTGCTGTTCGCCGGCGAGCAGTACGGAAACGCGCGCGCGGCGACCGACCTCTACGTCTCCACCCTGCCGGACTCCCGCGTGGTCTTACAGCCCGACGCCGGCGACATCCACTACTCCGAGGTGGAAATCCTGGGCCAGCTCTGCGTTATCCAGGAGTCCGACCCGCACACTTTCAGCTTCACGGAAGGCGTCTCCCTGTTGGCGCTCGCCTCCGACCAGGGTGAGATCGGCACGTGGTGGGAGGCTCTCGCCGCGCAGCCCGGCAGGTGCGGCTGGCTCACGGACCCGTTCGGCCTGAGCTGGCAGATCGCGCCGGCGAACTTCCGCGAACTGCTCTCCCGCCCGGGTGCGGGCGAGAAGCTGGCCGGCATGGGCAAGCTCATCGTCGCTGAATTCTAG
- a CDS encoding zf-HC2 domain-containing protein, protein MGTDCNKCADAHRMLCELLDSGTTPQRAAEIREAIAACPECFSRYENELAARTIVQDCCGSAHAPDRLRDSIIASITTVSVSEVRYRG, encoded by the coding sequence ATGGGCACTGACTGCAACAAGTGTGCTGACGCGCACCGAATGTTGTGCGAGTTGCTGGACTCCGGGACGACCCCGCAGCGCGCGGCGGAGATCCGGGAGGCCATCGCGGCCTGCCCGGAGTGCTTCAGCCGCTACGAAAACGAGCTGGCGGCGCGCACGATTGTGCAGGACTGCTGCGGCAGTGCGCACGCGCCGGATCGGCTACGGGACAGCATCATCGCCTCCATTACCACCGTCTCCGTCTCCGAGGTACGCTACCGCGGGTAG
- a CDS encoding DUF6912 family protein has translation MRVYIPATFSMLASLRDTGVLRARNGWGFAATPELTEFYTSGDQEEIEAIAFDDAALASIRLLAIGDEEQFPHRRVVVSADVEASGEPDMGESVVKISGPVELDRVAAIHIDIAEAEAATAKAIDNIDAADLGEEDAELAVGDAQDNYMAFYDPSELPFIIELL, from the coding sequence GTGCGGGTCTACATCCCGGCGACGTTTTCCATGCTGGCGTCCCTGCGCGACACCGGGGTGCTCCGCGCTCGCAACGGGTGGGGGTTCGCCGCCACCCCGGAGCTGACGGAGTTCTACACCTCCGGCGACCAGGAGGAGATTGAGGCGATTGCGTTCGACGACGCCGCCTTGGCGTCGATACGCTTGCTCGCAATCGGTGACGAGGAGCAATTCCCGCACCGGCGCGTTGTTGTCTCTGCGGACGTGGAGGCTTCCGGCGAACCGGACATGGGCGAGTCTGTGGTAAAGATTTCCGGGCCCGTCGAGCTCGACCGCGTCGCCGCGATCCATATCGACATCGCTGAGGCGGAAGCGGCCACGGCGAAGGCAATCGACAACATTGACGCCGCGGACCTGGGCGAGGAGGACGCGGAGCTCGCGGTCGGCGACGCCCAGGACAACTACATGGCGTTCTACGACCCCAGCGAGCTACCGTTTATCATCGAGCTGCTTTAG
- the aroA gene encoding 3-phosphoshikimate 1-carboxyvinyltransferase encodes MTHLWPAPFSATPITHTQVVPGSKSLTNRAYVLAALAQGPSTIAGALRSRDTDLMRRALESMGVSFTDRGGVLEVTPGELRGADVDCGLAGTVMRFVPAVAAFASGNVRFDGDPRARQRPIATILQALRDLGVDVEGGSMPFTVHGTGSAAGGEVDIDASGSSQFVSGLLLAAARFRDGVSITHTGATLPSMPHIEMTLDMLAAAGVEVEATGHTWRVAPQPIGGRDWVIEPDLSNATPFLAAAAVTGGAVTVANWPARTTQPGDVIRGILERMGCAVSLGEAGQRHDLTVTGPERGGLRGIELDMGDIGELAPTVAALATAAATPSELTGIAHLRGHETDRLRALTDEINALGGRCEELDDGLRIHPSRMHGGVWHSYDDHRMATAGAIIGLTVEGVDVENIATTAKTLPGFETMWAQMVGA; translated from the coding sequence ATGACTCACCTGTGGCCCGCGCCGTTTTCTGCGACCCCGATCACCCACACCCAGGTGGTGCCGGGGTCGAAGTCATTAACCAACCGCGCGTATGTCCTCGCGGCGCTGGCGCAGGGGCCGTCGACAATCGCGGGCGCCCTGCGCTCCCGCGACACCGACCTCATGCGCCGGGCGCTGGAGTCGATGGGGGTGAGTTTCACCGACCGCGGCGGCGTGCTCGAGGTCACACCGGGCGAGCTGCGCGGCGCGGATGTCGACTGCGGGCTCGCGGGCACCGTTATGCGGTTTGTGCCCGCCGTGGCAGCCTTCGCTTCGGGCAACGTGCGTTTCGACGGCGACCCCCGCGCGCGCCAGCGGCCCATCGCCACCATCCTGCAGGCCCTGCGCGATCTGGGGGTGGATGTCGAGGGCGGCTCCATGCCCTTTACCGTCCACGGCACGGGCTCGGCCGCCGGAGGCGAGGTCGACATCGACGCCTCCGGCTCCTCCCAGTTCGTCTCCGGCCTTCTGCTCGCCGCCGCCCGCTTTCGCGACGGCGTGTCGATCACCCACACCGGCGCTACGCTGCCGTCGATGCCGCACATCGAGATGACGCTCGACATGCTCGCGGCGGCGGGTGTGGAGGTGGAGGCCACGGGACATACGTGGCGCGTCGCGCCGCAGCCGATCGGCGGCCGCGACTGGGTGATCGAGCCCGACCTGTCCAACGCCACGCCCTTCCTCGCGGCCGCCGCCGTGACCGGGGGCGCGGTCACGGTGGCCAACTGGCCGGCGCGCACGACGCAGCCCGGCGACGTGATCCGCGGCATCCTCGAGCGCATGGGCTGCGCGGTTTCGCTGGGCGAGGCGGGCCAGCGGCACGACCTGACGGTCACCGGCCCCGAGAGGGGCGGCCTGCGCGGCATCGAGCTGGACATGGGCGACATCGGCGAGCTCGCCCCCACCGTCGCCGCACTCGCCACCGCGGCGGCAACGCCGTCGGAGCTAACCGGCATCGCCCACCTCCGCGGGCACGAGACGGACCGGCTCAGGGCGCTCACGGACGAGATCAACGCGCTCGGCGGGCGCTGCGAGGAGCTTGACGACGGCCTGCGCATCCACCCCTCACGCATGCACGGCGGGGTCTGGCACTCCTACGACGACCACCGCATGGCCACCGCGGGCGCGATCATCGGCCTGACCGTCGAGGGCGTGGACGTGGAAAACATCGCGACGACCGCGAAGACACTTCCCGGGTTCGAGACTATGTGGGCGCAGATGGTGGGGGCGTAA
- a CDS encoding SOS response-associated peptidase, with protein MCGRFVLFTSGRDLLEEVEALPGVSRVEAPEGTPPPRYNVAPTQQVPLIRFDGDTARLDPARWGLLPSWKKDDSGPPLFNARGETVAEKPSFRSAFRARRGLMVLDGYYEWKDKQPYYVTPAGGTLYAAAVWETGLDTLSVSMVTTESAGEEMSWLHNRLPLFLARDEIEQWVRGTPEEALDLIHPSRMAGELSFRPAAKEVGNVRNDYPELIGG; from the coding sequence ATGTGCGGGCGATTTGTTCTCTTCACCAGCGGGCGCGACCTCCTCGAGGAAGTGGAGGCGCTGCCGGGCGTCAGCCGCGTCGAGGCGCCCGAGGGCACGCCCCCGCCGCGCTACAACGTGGCGCCCACCCAGCAGGTTCCGCTCATTCGTTTTGACGGGGACACGGCCAGGCTCGACCCCGCCCGCTGGGGGCTGCTGCCGAGCTGGAAGAAGGACGACTCCGGGCCGCCGCTGTTCAACGCCCGCGGGGAGACCGTGGCGGAAAAGCCCTCTTTCCGCTCGGCGTTTAGGGCACGCCGTGGCCTGATGGTGCTCGACGGGTACTACGAGTGGAAGGACAAGCAGCCCTACTACGTCACGCCCGCAGGCGGCACGCTCTACGCCGCCGCAGTGTGGGAAACCGGGCTGGACACGCTGTCCGTTTCCATGGTCACCACCGAGTCGGCGGGCGAGGAGATGAGCTGGCTGCACAACCGGCTGCCGCTGTTTCTCGCCCGCGACGAAATCGAGCAGTGGGTGCGCGGCACGCCCGAGGAGGCCCTGGACCTGATCCACCCCTCGCGCATGGCGGGCGAGCTGTCCTTCAGGCCCGCGGCCAAGGAGGTGGGCAACGTGCGCAACGACTACCCGGAGCTGATCGGGGGCTAG
- a CDS encoding sigma-70 family RNA polymerase sigma factor: MADTDLQRRFTEEAMPLLDQLYGGALRMTRNPQDAEDLVQDTFLKAYNAFDSYKPGTNIKAWLYRIMTNSYINTYRKKQRRPLETSTDDMTDHQLYTTSSHDPTGLESAEVEALKGMPNGRISEAFDELNEDYRMVVYMADVDGMAYKEIAEALDIPLGTVMSRLHRGRKQLRSMLKDVANEQGIGLEEKK; this comes from the coding sequence ATGGCTGACACCGACCTGCAACGGCGCTTCACCGAGGAGGCGATGCCGCTTTTGGACCAGCTCTACGGCGGCGCGCTGCGGATGACGCGGAATCCGCAGGATGCGGAGGACCTGGTGCAGGATACGTTCCTGAAAGCGTACAACGCCTTCGACAGTTACAAGCCCGGAACCAACATCAAGGCGTGGCTGTACAGGATCATGACGAACTCCTACATCAACACCTACCGCAAGAAGCAGCGCCGCCCGCTGGAGACGTCCACCGACGACATGACTGACCACCAGCTCTACACCACGAGCTCGCACGACCCGACGGGGCTGGAATCGGCCGAGGTGGAGGCGCTCAAGGGGATGCCCAACGGCCGTATCTCCGAGGCGTTCGACGAGCTGAACGAGGATTACCGCATGGTCGTCTACATGGCGGACGTCGATGGCATGGCGTACAAGGAAATCGCCGAAGCGCTGGACATTCCGCTGGGAACGGTGATGTCCCGTCTGCACCGGGGAAGAAAACAGCTGCGCTCGATGTTGAAAGATGTGGCAAACGAGCAGGGAATCGGTCTGGAGGAGAAAAAGTAA
- the secA gene encoding preprotein translocase subunit SecA: MFGLSKLLRAGEGRTVKRLGKMADQVIELEADYANLSDAELKAKTAEFKQLLAEGASLDDILLDAFAVAREASWRVLGQKHYKVQIMGGAALHFGSVAEMKTGEGKTLTSVLPAYLNGLSGKGVHIVTVNDYLARRDAEMMGRVHHFLGLEVGVILSEMRPPERKKAYAADITYGTNNELGFDYLRDNMTRSTADMVQRGHNYAIVDEVDSILIDEARTPLIISGPVDGSSQFFSVFAQLAPRMREGVHYEVDKRKRTIGVTEEGVEFVEDQLGIDNLYAPEHSQLVSYLNNAIKAKEHFERDKDYIIRKGEVLIVDSFTGRVLAGRRYNEGMHQAIEAKENVEIKNENQTLATVTLQNYFRLYDKLAGMTGTAETEAAELHQIYGLDVVAIPPNKPNQRVDRDDLVYKTQEAKFAAVADDIAEHVENGQPVLVGTTSVERSEYLSQLLTRKGVKHNVLNAKHHEEEGRIIAEAGLPGKVTVSTNMAGRGTDIVLGGNPEVLLDARLQEQGLDPFEDEERYQEAWNEQLPKARERSQELGDQVRAAGGLYVIGTERHESRRIDNQLRGRSGRQGDPGETRFYLSMRDELMVRFVGQSMENMMNRLNVPDDVPIEAKMVSNAIKGAQSQVENQNFEMRKNVLKYDEVLNEQRKVVYRERQEILAAKDIKEQIRRMITDTVGAYVDGATAEGYVEDWDLDELWHALGSLYGPSITPQELVDGSVYGRPGELTADQLRDAVIEDAQAQYDKLEASVAAIGGEAQMRNVERMVILPIIDAKWREHLYEMDYLKEGIGLRAMAQRDPLVEYQKEGGDMFHAMEEAVQEETVRQLFMMRKQFEQQPGDEIASA; the protein is encoded by the coding sequence GTGTTTGGACTTTCCAAGCTTCTCCGCGCCGGAGAAGGACGCACCGTCAAGCGCCTGGGCAAGATGGCTGACCAGGTCATTGAACTCGAGGCCGACTACGCGAACCTCAGCGACGCAGAGCTGAAAGCAAAAACGGCGGAGTTCAAGCAGCTCCTCGCCGAGGGGGCGAGCTTGGACGATATCCTCCTCGACGCATTCGCGGTGGCCCGCGAGGCCTCTTGGCGCGTGCTCGGCCAGAAGCATTACAAGGTCCAGATCATGGGCGGCGCCGCACTGCACTTCGGATCCGTCGCCGAGATGAAGACCGGCGAGGGCAAGACCCTGACATCGGTTCTGCCCGCCTACCTCAACGGCCTCAGCGGCAAGGGCGTGCACATCGTCACCGTCAACGACTACCTGGCCAGGCGCGACGCGGAGATGATGGGCCGCGTCCACCACTTCCTCGGCCTCGAGGTCGGTGTCATCCTCTCCGAGATGCGCCCGCCGGAACGCAAGAAGGCGTACGCGGCCGACATCACCTACGGCACCAACAACGAGCTCGGCTTCGACTACCTGCGCGACAACATGACGCGCTCGACGGCGGACATGGTGCAGCGCGGGCACAACTACGCCATCGTGGACGAGGTCGACTCGATCCTCATCGACGAGGCTCGCACCCCGCTCATCATCTCCGGCCCGGTGGACGGCTCCAGCCAGTTCTTCAGCGTGTTCGCGCAGCTGGCCCCCCGCATGCGCGAGGGTGTCCACTACGAGGTGGACAAGCGCAAGCGCACAATCGGCGTGACCGAGGAGGGCGTGGAGTTCGTCGAGGACCAGCTCGGCATCGACAACCTCTACGCCCCGGAGCACTCGCAGCTCGTGTCGTACCTGAACAACGCGATCAAGGCCAAGGAGCACTTCGAACGCGACAAGGACTACATCATCCGCAAGGGCGAGGTGCTCATCGTCGACAGCTTCACGGGCCGCGTGCTGGCCGGACGCCGCTACAACGAGGGCATGCACCAGGCGATCGAGGCCAAGGAAAATGTGGAGATCAAAAACGAGAACCAGACCCTGGCGACCGTGACTCTGCAAAACTACTTCCGCCTCTACGACAAGCTCGCCGGCATGACCGGTACCGCGGAGACCGAGGCGGCGGAGCTGCACCAGATCTACGGCCTGGACGTGGTGGCGATTCCGCCGAACAAGCCGAACCAGCGCGTGGACCGCGACGATCTGGTCTACAAGACCCAGGAGGCGAAGTTCGCCGCGGTGGCGGATGACATCGCCGAGCACGTGGAAAACGGCCAGCCGGTGTTGGTGGGCACGACGTCGGTCGAGCGCTCCGAGTACCTCTCCCAGCTGCTCACCCGCAAGGGCGTGAAGCACAACGTGCTCAACGCCAAGCACCACGAGGAGGAGGGCCGCATCATCGCCGAGGCGGGCCTGCCCGGCAAGGTGACGGTGTCCACCAACATGGCCGGCCGCGGCACCGACATCGTGCTCGGCGGCAACCCCGAGGTCCTGCTCGACGCGCGGCTGCAGGAGCAAGGGCTCGACCCCTTCGAGGATGAGGAGCGCTACCAGGAGGCGTGGAACGAGCAGCTGCCCAAGGCGCGCGAGCGTTCCCAGGAGCTCGGCGACCAGGTGCGCGCCGCAGGTGGTCTCTACGTCATCGGCACCGAGCGGCACGAGTCCCGACGCATTGACAACCAGCTGCGCGGCCGCTCGGGCCGCCAGGGGGACCCGGGAGAGACCCGCTTCTACCTCTCCATGCGCGACGAGTTGATGGTGCGCTTCGTCGGCCAGTCAATGGAGAACATGATGAACCGCCTCAACGTGCCGGATGATGTCCCCATCGAAGCCAAGATGGTCTCCAACGCGATCAAGGGCGCGCAGAGCCAGGTGGAAAACCAGAACTTCGAGATGCGCAAGAACGTGCTCAAGTACGACGAGGTGCTCAACGAGCAGCGCAAGGTGGTCTACCGCGAGCGCCAGGAGATCCTCGCCGCCAAGGACATCAAGGAGCAGATCCGCCGGATGATCACCGACACCGTCGGCGCCTACGTCGACGGCGCAACGGCGGAGGGCTACGTCGAGGACTGGGATCTGGACGAGCTGTGGCACGCCCTGGGTTCCCTGTACGGCCCGAGCATCACCCCGCAGGAGCTTGTCGACGGCTCCGTCTACGGCCGCCCCGGCGAGCTCACCGCGGATCAGTTGCGCGACGCCGTGATCGAGGACGCCCAGGCGCAGTACGACAAGCTGGAGGCGAGCGTCGCGGCGATCGGGGGCGAGGCGCAGATGCGCAACGTCGAGCGCATGGTCATCCTGCCGATCATCGACGCGAAGTGGCGCGAGCACCTCTACGAGATGGACTACCTCAAGGAGGGCATCGGCCTGCGCGCCATGGCGCAGCGCGACCCGCTGGTGGAGTACCAGAAGGAGGGCGGCGACATGTTCCACGCGATGGAGGAAGCGGTCCAGGAGGAGACCGTCCGCCAGCTGTTCATGATGCGCAAGCAGTTCGAGCAGCAGCCCGGCGACGAGATCGCCTCCGCCTAG
- a CDS encoding Rv3212 family protein yields the protein MNTGTPAQGPTRGDAIAAAVVAVTSIALVVAAIFSAPIRSAELSPAAEEWEASASLSTPPATLTETLRIPDTSPGMTPVVAEGLIITHSGDTLRATSPTGETVWTYTRDLELCALDQAWGKVVATYRGNAGCGDVVAFDAGTGQYAGTRSSVAPDTVTGISSNDRVGYVGSGRVELWRSDLVRTVEYGHVEAPQEAGMQPNQCTITSALTRKELLAVTEQCDDGAWLRLQETTPEDSRKPEIHSSISIDPGAYLVAVSPTGAAVYDPAGDVRAYDEDGQSTAVSQGVSLAGGGFAAGSVSDLPHHMSYYENGTLLLFGPNDLNVTGSFSGALGPGFAAGDRLLFAVPGGIAVANWDSNEVESVVPVDRAGYSGDVGARAAGHAVAEKRGEEVVVLSAG from the coding sequence ATGAATACTGGGACTCCCGCGCAGGGGCCCACGCGCGGCGACGCGATCGCGGCCGCAGTCGTCGCCGTCACCTCGATCGCCCTGGTCGTGGCGGCGATCTTTTCGGCCCCCATCCGCTCCGCCGAGCTCTCCCCCGCCGCCGAGGAGTGGGAGGCCTCCGCGAGCTTGTCGACGCCCCCGGCAACGCTGACCGAGACCCTGCGCATCCCGGACACCTCGCCCGGGATGACCCCGGTTGTTGCCGAGGGGCTCATCATCACCCACTCCGGCGACACGTTGCGCGCCACCTCGCCTACGGGTGAGACGGTGTGGACGTACACGCGCGACCTCGAGCTGTGCGCGCTGGATCAGGCGTGGGGCAAGGTCGTGGCCACGTACCGCGGCAACGCCGGGTGCGGCGACGTTGTGGCCTTCGACGCGGGAACCGGGCAGTACGCGGGCACGCGTTCTTCCGTGGCGCCCGACACGGTGACCGGCATCAGCTCGAACGACCGCGTCGGCTACGTCGGCTCAGGCAGGGTCGAGCTGTGGCGCTCCGACCTGGTCCGCACCGTGGAGTACGGCCACGTGGAGGCCCCCCAGGAGGCGGGCATGCAACCGAACCAGTGCACCATCACCTCCGCGCTGACACGGAAGGAACTGCTGGCGGTGACGGAGCAGTGCGACGACGGCGCGTGGCTGAGGCTGCAGGAGACCACCCCGGAGGATTCGCGCAAGCCGGAGATCCACTCCAGCATCTCCATCGACCCAGGAGCCTACCTGGTGGCGGTGTCCCCCACGGGTGCGGCGGTGTACGACCCCGCCGGCGACGTGCGCGCCTACGACGAGGACGGCCAGAGCACCGCCGTGAGCCAGGGTGTCTCGCTCGCGGGCGGCGGGTTCGCCGCGGGAAGCGTTTCCGATCTCCCCCACCACATGAGCTATTACGAAAACGGGACGCTCCTCCTCTTCGGACCCAACGACCTCAACGTCACGGGATCGTTTTCCGGGGCGCTCGGCCCGGGCTTCGCTGCCGGCGACCGCCTGCTGTTCGCCGTGCCCGGGGGAATCGCCGTGGCCAACTGGGACTCCAACGAGGTCGAATCGGTCGTGCCGGTGGACCGCGCCGGCTATTCGGGGGATGTCGGGGCGCGTGCCGCGGGCCACGCGGTCGCAGAAAAGCGGGGCGAAGAAGTCGTCGTACTTTCCGCCGGCTAG
- a CDS encoding 50S ribosomal protein bL37: MSKRGRKRKDRRKKSANRGKRPNS; encoded by the coding sequence ATGAGCAAGCGTGGTCGTAAGCGGAAGGACCGCCGCAAGAAGAGCGCCAACCGCGGCAAGCGCCCCAACTCTTAA
- a CDS encoding WhiB family transcriptional regulator, whose amino-acid sequence MDWRHEAVCRDENPELFFPVGNSGPALAQIAQAKLVCNRCPVTSQCLKWALETGQDAGVWGGLSEEERRALKRRHKQLARNRARLTA is encoded by the coding sequence ATGGATTGGCGCCACGAAGCCGTCTGCCGCGACGAAAACCCCGAACTGTTCTTCCCCGTCGGTAACTCCGGCCCCGCACTCGCCCAGATCGCACAAGCCAAGCTCGTGTGCAACCGCTGCCCCGTGACCTCCCAGTGCCTCAAGTGGGCCCTCGAGACCGGACAGGACGCCGGCGTGTGGGGCGGCCTTTCCGAGGAGGAGCGCCGCGCCCTCAAGCGCCGCCACAAGCAGCTGGCCCGCAACCGCGCCCGCCTTACGGCGTAA
- the rsgA gene encoding ribosome small subunit-dependent GTPase A produces MVRRFSDYDESDARVRPGKGSRPRSKDRPSHDDAVSGMVVTKDRGRWGVVIGETGAVVQCMRARELKKVSIEVGDRVGVVGDTSGKKDTLARIVRRDERDSVLRRTADDTDPYERIIVANAELLLIVTAVADPPPRTGFVERALIAAFVGNVTPIVCLTKSDLADPAVFRAELEDLDVDVLEVGIDDDIAQLRHRIAGRLSALIGHSGVGKSTLVNRIVPDANRETGEVSGVGKGRHTSTQSVALELPEGGWIIDTPGIRSFGLAHVSPDEIIGVFPELAAAAETCPRGCTHLGPPADPECAWDSIEPDSTLGRRAQAVRRLLEALRSNNEWELKQLDDKR; encoded by the coding sequence GTGGTCAGGCGCTTTTCAGACTATGACGAAAGCGACGCCCGCGTGCGCCCCGGCAAGGGCTCGCGCCCGCGCTCCAAGGACCGACCGTCCCACGACGACGCCGTGAGCGGCATGGTCGTGACCAAAGACCGCGGCAGGTGGGGGGTTGTCATCGGCGAGACCGGCGCGGTGGTGCAGTGCATGCGCGCCCGCGAGCTGAAGAAGGTCTCCATCGAGGTGGGCGACCGCGTCGGCGTGGTGGGCGACACCAGCGGGAAGAAAGACACCCTGGCGCGCATCGTCCGGCGCGACGAGCGCGACTCCGTCCTGCGCCGCACCGCGGACGACACCGACCCCTACGAGCGCATCATCGTGGCAAACGCGGAGCTGCTGCTCATCGTGACCGCCGTGGCCGATCCCCCGCCGCGCACCGGATTCGTGGAGCGCGCGCTCATCGCCGCGTTCGTGGGCAACGTCACCCCGATTGTGTGCCTGACCAAGTCCGACCTGGCGGACCCGGCCGTGTTCCGGGCCGAGCTGGAGGACCTGGATGTCGACGTGCTCGAGGTCGGCATCGACGACGACATCGCCCAGTTGCGCCACCGCATCGCCGGGCGCCTCAGCGCGCTCATCGGGCACTCGGGCGTGGGCAAGTCGACGCTGGTCAACCGCATCGTGCCCGACGCCAACCGGGAAACCGGCGAGGTCTCGGGTGTGGGCAAGGGCCGGCACACCTCCACCCAGTCCGTCGCGCTGGAGCTGCCCGAGGGCGGCTGGATCATCGACACCCCCGGCATCCGCTCCTTCGGCCTGGCGCACGTCTCCCCCGACGAGATCATCGGCGTGTTCCCCGAGCTCGCCGCGGCCGCCGAGACCTGCCCGCGCGGCTGCACCCACCTGGGCCCTCCCGCGGACCCGGAATGCGCCTGGGACAGCATCGAGCCGGACTCCACCCTCGGCCGGCGCGCCCAGGCGGTGCGCCGCCTCTTGGAGGCGCTGCGCTCAAACAACGAGTGGGAGCTAAAGCAGCTCGATGATAAACGGTAG